Below is a window of Aphelocoma coerulescens isolate FSJ_1873_10779 chromosome 29, UR_Acoe_1.0, whole genome shotgun sequence DNA.
CCTGTAATTGGTTTCAGAAACACACGAGTGCTCAGAGGTGCTGGCGTCTGTCTgtggaggggacatgggggaacctgctctgggatgggggagagggaCACTGCTGGTGGGTTCTGAGCACCTCCAAGTGCCCCTTTGGGGCACTGCTGGCTTCTGTCCCCACGGGAGGTGGCACCCAGGggccagggaagggagaggacgAGGAGGTGCCGCTGGTAACGCTGCTGCCGGTTTATTCCTGCAGCCTGGAGCTTcagctacaaaaaaaaccccaaaaaacccaaaggatGAGGTGCAGACAGTTCCCAGGacagcccaaaatccagccctgccccggcagcagggaggaactggCCCCCAAACAGCCTCCGGCAGCTCCTCCGCTCCATGGGGAAAGTGGGGAGGGGGACTGGGAGAACAGGGGGGATATTCGGGATAATCCCagccccagtctctgcttgtgggcAGTCCTGGTTGCgcaaggagctgggaaaagaaCAGCCAGAGCAGTCCTGGCAGCCTTGCTGGTCCTGTTGTCCCCGGAGAGGTGACGAGGAAGGGCCAGCGGGGCCTCAGGCGAAGATGGTCTCCTCCCGCCGCTTCTTGGTGAGGATGGTGCCAGGCTTGTGCTGGGCATCGGGGTGGTTGGCCAGCTCGGGGGGACAGGAGGACACGGGGCTCTCCAGGATTGCCTGCTTGAGGTCGTAGAACACCGTGGAGTCCTCCTTGGTGAGGAAGGTGATGGCCACACCGCTCTTCCCCGCTCGGCCCGTCCGCCCGATGCGGTGGATGTAATCTGGGGGGGGGCACGAAGGGTTCAGTGTGGGCAGCGCCAGGGCCAGACACTCCCTGCACCCCCCCTGCACTCCCAGTACCAGGGCCGGGCACTCCACAGCCCCCTGGGTGTGGCAGCACTGAGGCTGGGCACCCCACACACTCCCAGTACCAGGGCTGGGCATCtacagtgctcccagtaccagGACTAGACTCCCGCAGCACTCCCAGAACCAAGATCAGGCACCCCCCCTGCACTCCCAGTACCAGGGCTGGGtacccccacagccccctgggTGTGGCAGCACCGGGTCTGGGCACCCCCACCCCCAGAACCAATGCCAGGAAccggcccccccagcccccctgacacaggcagcagcaccagggctgggcatcccccccccccaatcccaagAACCAGGGCTGGGCACCTCTGCAGCCCCCCTGGTGAGGGCAATACCAGGGCCAGGCACACCCTGCACACCCAGTACCAAGGCTGGGCAACCTCACAGCCTCTTCAGTGTGGCAGCACCAGGGCTGGGcaaccccccagaacccctccAGTGCTGGTAACACCAGGGCCAAGCACCCCCAGCATGGGCAGCacaccccccccagccctgctggcacaggcagcaccGGAGCTGGGcacccccccaggcccccccagcctcaccctcgATGTTCTTGGCCATGTCGTAGTTGACCACCATAGAGACATCGTGGATGTCGATGCCACGTCCGGCCACATCCGTGGCCACCAGGATGTCCTTGGCCCCGGCCTTCAGGTTGGAGAGGGCGAACTCCCGCTGCTCCTGGCCCTTGCCGCCGTGCAGGGTGCAGGCGTTGTACTGTGGGAACAGGGGGGGTCAACATCGGGGAGTCCCCacgtggggaggagggggacagggctcagggtgacccccccccagcccagaCTCACCCCCATCTTCTCCAGGGACTTGGCCAGCACATCGCAGCCCTTCTTCTGGTTGACAAAGATGATGATGGGCGGGtcgaagccctgctccaggatggccaagAGCTTCTTCCTgtagaggagaaggaagagacaGTTGGGCAAAGAGAGGCTGAAGCACCCTGCGGAGTCCCCATCACCCTCACACCCCCAGgccacccccaaaccccgtgCTCCCCACCTCTTTTCCGACTCGGACATGAGGAAAACCTTCTGTTCCACCCTCTCGTGGGGTTTGCCGGCGGAGCCGATGTAGACCACGGCCGGGCGCCGCAGGTAACTGCGGGCCAGGCGCTCCACCGCCGGCGGCATGGTGGCCGTGAACATGACAGTCTGCAAGGGAACGGGGCAGGGACGTCCCGTGAGGTGGGAACGTCCCCCAGCGAGGTGGGAACATCCCCCAGCGAGGTGAGGATGCCCCCCAGTGAGGTGAGAATGTTCCCCCAATGAAGAAGGAATGACCCCGGTGGGGCAGGAATGTCCCCCCACGGAGCAGGAACATCCCACAGTGAAGCAGGAATGACCCCAGTGGGGCAGGAATGTCCCCCACATGGAGCAGGAACATCCCACAGTGAGGTAGGAATGACTCTGATGGGGCAGGAACATCCCCCCACAGAGCAGGCACATCCCCCAGGGAAGCAGGAATGACCCCACTGGGGCAGGAACATCCCCCCACGGAGCAGGAACATCCCACAGTGAGGTAGGAATGACTCTGATGAGGCAGGAACATCCCCCCACAGAGCAAGCACATCCCCCAGGGAAGCAGGAACAACCCCAGTGGGGCAGGAATGTCCCCCCCATGGAGCAGGAACATCTCTCAATGAGGTAGGAATGACTGCAGTGGGGCAGGAACATCCCCCCACAGAGCAGGCACATCCCCCAGGGAAGCAGGAATGACCCCAGTGGGGCAGGAATGTCCCCCCCATGGAGCAGGAACATCCCACAGTAAGGTAGGAATGACTCTGATGGGGCAGGAACATCCCCCCACAGAGCAGGCACATCCCCCAGGGAAGCAGGAATGACCCCAGTGGGGCAGGAATGTCCCCCCCATGGAGCAGGAACATCTCTCAATGAGGTAGGAATGACTGCAGTGGGGCAGGAACATCCCCCATGGAGCAGAAGCAACCCCCAGTGAGGTAGGAATGACCCCAGCAGGGTAGGAATGCTCCCCCATGGAGCAGTGACATCTCCATGCCGGGCAGGATTGTCCCCCATGGAGCAGAAATGTCCCCCATGGGGCAAAAATGTCCCTTTGTGGGGCAGGAATGACCCCTCATGAGGCAGGAACATCCACTGTGCGGCAGGAATGTCCCTCCACAGAGCAGGAATGTGACTCCCATTCCCTCAACCCCTTCTCCAAAAGCCCAAAttgccccttcccaccccatggatcccctcccagccccaccagagccaTTCCTACTTCATTGAGTGATGTTCCTCCTCCATGGGAAGACACTCCTGCCCCACTGGGTGGTTCTGACTTCACTGGGGGATGCTCCTGCTCACTGGGGGGGGACATTCCTGCCCCATCAGAGTCATTCCTACCTCACTGTGGGACGTTCCTCAACCCCTCATGCACACCCACTTGTCTGTACTTGTGCTTCCCGGACTCAAAGTTGGCCAACATCTTCTCGGGGTCCTCGGCCTCGTCGGTGTCGGGTTTCTGGTTGGTGACGGGCATGTGCTCCAGGATCTTCTGCACGTCGGGCTCGAAGCCCATGTCGATCATGCGGTCGGCCTCGTCCAGCACCACGTAGGTGCAGCGGCTCAGCACCAGGTACCGGTTCTCCAGCACGTCGATGAGCCGGCCTGGCGTGGCGATGACGATCTAGGGGGAATAGGGGGTTTGGTGGGAGCAGTCCGGGGCTGAGccacccccctgggaccccccaaacccgccCCGCTCACCTCGCAGCCCATGCGCAGGCGGAAGCCCTGGTCCTCGCGGGAGATGCCGCCGATCACGGCCACGGTGCGGATGCCCAGGGGTTTCCCAAATTTGATGGTTTCCTCCTCAATCTGCTGGGCCAGCTCACGGGTGGGGGCCAGGATGATGGCGTAGGGCCCCTGGTCTGACTCCTCGATGCTGCAGCATGGTGGGATATTGTTGGGTCACCCACGCTGCCACATGTGTGCcctccagcctcaccctctCCCCTCCACCGTGTCACCCTGTAACCTTGCCTCAATCCCTCGGCAGTGTCACCCTGTCACCCCACCCTGTCACCTCCAGGGTGCCACCCTGTCCTGACCCCTCTGCAGTGTCACCCCGTGCCACAGGCAGCATCCCCGCCCCGCACCGGTCGATTTTGGGGAGGGTGGTGATCCACACGAGCAGCGGGATCAGGAACGCCGCCGTCTTGCCGCTGCCGGTCTCAGCCACGCCGATGATGTCCCGGTTCTGCAGCCCGATGGGGATGGCCTGGCGCTGGATCGGGGTCGGCTCCTGCCAGGGGGAGCAGGTTGGAAGCAGAActtctcctcttccccctctctgaACTCCTGAtaacccctttttcccccctccccagcctcccCTCTCCGTGCCCACCTTGTATCCACACTTGTCAATGACCTCCAGGATGtgggggggcagggaggagtCCTTCCAGGAgcggatgggatttgggatcttgCCCCCCTTGGTGGTGATGCTGTAATCCTCGCGGAAGATGCGCCAGTCCCTGTCCGTCATCTCGTCCAGCTTCTTCTGGGACCAGTGCCGGTCATCCCAGCGCTGCTTGGCCTCCTTCTTCCGCAGCTTCCGCAGCCGTGCCCTGGccggagggagggaagggatggggaaaaggggatagggaaaagggaatgggggaaaggggagaggaaaaggaagataagggaaaagggaatgggggaaagggaaaagggggatgagAGCAGAGTGAGGAAAAAGATGACAAAAAGGAGTGAGGAAGGAGGtaaggaagagaaaagaggaaGGGCATAGGGCTCGCCCTGGACCTCCAGAACTCTTCTGCCAACTTCTGCAggacctgctgcagcccagctccaCATCCCAGCCAAGCCAAGCCAAGCCAGCCAGCACCCCGCACACCCCTCAGCACCCTCCCAGCTTCCCCAAAACCTcactcctcctgctccttctcctccagcgtCCGCCTCTTCTCCATCAGGTCCCCGTAGAACCGCGACTGCTCCCGTTTCTGTTGCTTCAGGTCGATGCCGGCAATGAAGCCGCGGCCCAGCAGCTGCACCTGGTGCCTCTCCTTGTACCTGGAGCAGGGTGGGAGCATCAGGAGCAGGACGGGGGGCTGCCTTGCACCCTGCaaggacacccccagccccaggggcaCCCCAGCACTCACAGGGGATTGTAGTCGATGGACGTGTCCTCCGACGCGTCCCACTCGAACACGAACTTGCGGTCGTTGAGGTGCCGCGTGCGCCGGCGCTTCTTCACCCCCCCCAGGTACCGCTCCTGCAGGACCCCAGGCTCAGCGGGACCCCCCATCCTCCCCCTGGCCCCCCCAGacaagcccccagccccaccttgATGGCGTGGAGCTCTTTGCTCTTATCCTTCTCCTCCCGGATCTTCTGCCTGCCCTCCTCGTCCTCGGTGCCGTTGGTCTCCCGCTCCATGCGTTCGCGGCGCTCGCGCCGCTCGCGCTCCTGGGGGTCTTctggggagcaggggaaggggctCAGAGCCAGCCCTCACCCCGAGGGCTGTGTAGGGGGCTCCAAGGATGACCCCTTACCCAACATCTTCCTGCCCATCTCCTGGAActgcttcctcttcttcctctcctcctccagcagccgCTGCCgctcctccacctcctgctgccgccgccgcagGGCCTCGGCCTCCCGCTCCGCCTTGGACAGGAActtgggctgggatgggagagaTGCAGCGTCACACTGGGCCTGGCTGCCAGCCCCGTGCTGCTGTGGGTCCCCTCAGCCttctctgctccttcccagggTCCCCCAggcctcccctctccctcctgggttcctcctctccctccctggaTCCCCCAGACTTCTCCACTCCCTCCCAGGGgtctctctgctccctccccgtgtcccccagctCCGTTCTTCTTTCCCTCCTGGGGTCCCTCTGTGCCCCTCACCGGACCCCTCAGCCTTCCCCGTTCCCTCCCAAGGTCCTTCTGCTCCTTCCTGAGGGTCCCACCAggcctcccctctccctcctgtgTCTCCACAGCCTCCCATGTGCCCTCCCTACTCCCCCAgacctccctgctccatcccatgATCCCTCCTGGTGTTCCCTGGCACTCCCTGCTTCCTTCTGGGGTCCCTCTGTATCCCCAGGTTCCTCATCCCTCCCTGATCCCTCGCAGGGTTCCCCCTGCGGTGTCCCCCCAAAACATCTACACCCTCAGCAGAAGGAAGAGgctcctgttcctgctcccaCCTTGGCTTCTGCCTCCTCTTCTGCCTTCTTCTttgccagcagctcctccaaggACAGCGGCTGTGCCTGGAAGTGGGGCCAGATGTCAGCACCACTCCCGGGGACCTGGATCCCCCTGGAGCCACTCCCAGACAAGCCCCCTCCTCACCTTCTCCTTCTTCAGGgcattttcctcttcttcctctgctttccGTGCATCCCGATCCTTCCGAGACTTTGAGTCCTTCCCCCTGCCCGGGGACAAACTTCCAAGGAAAACAGCTCAGAATCAGCCACCAGACACAGCCCTGGGAGCTCCCCAACCTCCAGAGGGTTTAGGAGACAGCAGGAACCCCTCCAAAAAGTGACAGGATCCACCTGGATCGCTTCCGGTCCTTGTCCCGCCGGTGCCcatccttgtccctgtcccgcTCCTTCTTGCTGCGCTCACGGTCCCGCTCCTTGTGCCGCCGATCCCTGCGGGTCAGGGGGATCACAGCGTGACCCCAGAACACCCCACTCGCCCTCCGTGGGACCGTCAAAGCTCTTCCCAAAAACCCAGGGAGCCCTGGGCCCTCCTCACCTCTCTGTGGACTTGGAGCGGGACCGGGAGCGTGAGCGGCTCCGCCTCCGGTCCCGGGATCGGTGTCGCTTTCTGTCCTTGGCTGGGGAACCCTTGCGGTCCCGGTCCCGCTCCCTCTCCCGGTCGGGGGAGCGGGAAcgtttcctctcctccttcacCGGGGACGCATCCCGATCCTTCTTGTCCGTCACTTCTCCGGCCATCTGCGGGGAAGGGTCAGCGGGAAGGACACCAGGGGGGCTCAAGGGGTGCAGAGGGACCCCAGGAGGGAACGcggagggctgggagggggacCCAGGGAGGGCACCGAGGAGCAGTGGAGACCCAGAAGAGCCACAGAGGAACCCCAAAAAGGCGCGGGGAGACGGTGAAGGACCCGGCGAGAGAACAGAGAGACGCCAAAAAGAAGCAAGGAGAGCTGGGGAACCCGGGGAGAGCGCAGAGGGACCCTCAGGAGAGAGTGGGGAACCCTGGGGCACCCCCGAGAGGGCACAGAGGGACCCCAGGAAGGAACgggaagggctggggggctccgaGGAGAGAACGTGAAGGAAGAGGGGGAACCCGAGAGGGCACGGGGAGGCCCGGGGGGTGGGCGCAGAGAGGCCTGGGGGACACCGAAAGGGTTCCGGGAGGCCCGGGGTACGCGGCGCAACGGCGCTCCAGGCCCTGCCCCTGGCGAGCAGCACCGGGGCTCTGCCCGGTGCCGTGGCCCCAGGGCCCTCCAGCCCCCGGGCACCGAGGAGGTCGCCCGGGGGTGCCGGCAGTGCCCCTCGCtccgctcccgccgctccccgctcaCCGCCGCAGCCCCGGGTTCAGCGctgccgctccgccgccgccgccgccatgtcTGCCGGGTCCGCAGGGCACGCCGGGACGGCACGGGACTACAGCTCCCGGCAGCACTCGCGCCGTTAGACTACAACTCCCAGCATCCCTCACGCGTTCTCAGCGCCCCTGCGCGGTCGCAGCACCGCCGCGCCCCGTGATCCTTCCGCCGCGCGGCagctccccccccaccccactgcAATGAGTCCTGCGGGACCGTGTCCCCGCGTCCCTGAGCCCCCCGCATCCCGCAGGGACCGCCTGCGTGCCCAAATGAGGCCCCCGGGGCcgtgtccccacagccctgaacaccccaaatcctggagGGACCCTCCCGAGTCAGTGTCCCCCCTGTacccccacaccccaaatcccacagggacCGCCCCAGGGCagtgtccccacagccctgtgcaCCCCAAACgctccagggaccccccagatctgctcctgcaggagccTCAAACCCCCACTGCATCCCCATTTACATGATAGGGGGACCCAGGCAGAGTCTGGGGGCAGCAGAAGAGGTGGGGGGTCCCTTTTggcaccccccaaatcccccacccCAGGGATTTTGCCTTCAGCACCAGCACCCAGGGGCGAAAGCACAGCCCCATGTCAGTGTCACCATCACCGATGACACCAACACGCCCCGAAACTCCCAacacccaccaaaaaaaccaggatccctccccaaaacacagggccaggcagggctgcacatAGGTAGGTGTTATATTTCTGATAATAAATAAGCTTTTTAATAACACTGACATGGAACAGAGACACCCCCCCCAAGATAGTCCATAAAagagcccccctcccccacccaccaGGGTCCCCCAGGGCCAAGCAGCAGATGAGGGATGGGGTAAAGGGGGAGAAGACAGGATGAGTCCATGGATGAGCCCCATGATgtgcaccccaaaccccacagggatccccaggacagcatccctgtgtcccccaaaccccacagtgaCGTCCCTGCGTTGATGTTCCTGAGGGTctgggcaccccaaaccccacaggggTCCCCCCGGGTTGATGTCCCCAGGGTCCTGTGCGCCCCAAACCCGCCCAGGGACTCCCTCAGGGTTGGGGACCAGGTGAAGAcaccccccaggcccccccccctcccatGGGGGCAGCCTCCCCAGGCTGGGGGTCTGGCAGGGCAATGGTGTGAGGGGAGGGCAGCAACCCCCCCATCCTCTTTAGTGGGGGGCTCCAGGGCCCTGTCCAGCCCCCTCACCCCATtctgggggcttgggggggggggtcagaaGGTGTGTGAGTGTGGGGTCATTCCCGTCCCCCCTTCACATGACGGAGcagctttttgctttttccttcttgaaGGTGGAGGAGATGAGCTCGGAGCGGCTGGGGAGGTGCAGGAGTCTCTTGGAGAGGCTGcggggggggctgcggggcggcTGCGGGGGGGCTTTGCTGAGACAGATGCCGGACACTGTCCGGAAGATGCTGTGGACGCTCTTTTCCGAGGTGAAGGCTGAGCATTCCAGGTATCCCTCGGCTCCCAACTGCCTGGCGGCCGCACAGCCCTGGAACCAGCCCCGCATCAGATGGACACCCCAAACTCACCCCCCTGCAAGCACTgggatccccccaaacccaccctctGCAGACACTGGGATCCCCCCAAACTCACCCCCCTGCAAGCACTgggatccccccaaacccaccccctgCAAGCACTgggatcccccccaaactcaccCCCCTGCAAGCACTgggatccccccaaacccacccccctGCAAGCACTgggatccccccaaacccaccccctgCAAGCACTgggatcccccccaaactcaccCCCCTGCAAGCACTGGGATCCCCCCAAACTCACCCCCCTGCAAGCACTGGGATCCCCCCAAACCTACCCCCTTGCAAACACTGGGACCCCTCCAAATCCACCCCACATCAGACCAACAGGACCCCACCAAACCCACCCATCTGCAgccactgggacccccaaatccaaccccctgcgatccccccaaacccaccccaacaTCAGAtgaccaggaccccccaaacccacccccctGCAAACACTGAGACCACCCTAAATCCACCCTCCCACGAccactgggacaccccaaacccacccccctGCAAACACcaggaccaccccaaacccaccccaacaTCAGACCaacaggacccccccaaacctgcccaCCCACGgccaccaggacccccccaaacccacccccctGCAAACACCGagaccaccccaaatccaccctcccacgaccaccccaaacccacccccaaaTCAGAGCAGCAGGTGCCCAACCCCACCCCAGGGCCCCCTCGACCTGCTCGTAGGAGATGGGCGCCTGTTtctggtgcgagagctccaggAGGGTGCTCAGGTCCGTCCGAAGGTCTGTCTTGCACCCGATGAGCAGCACCCGTGTGTTGGGGCAATAATCCAGGATTTCTGTCTTCCACTGAGGGGTGAGGGGCACGGAGCTGCTCTCAGGgacaggggaccccaaaaccctctccctgTCACCCCAGAGGGTTGGCATCCCCGTGTCCCAGCACACCCCAGACCCCACAGAGACCCTCCTGGATCTgtatccccatgtccctgcaccccccaaaccccacaggaaccACAAACCCCATAGGGACTACCCAGGATAGCATCCTGACGGCCatgaacccccaaaaccctgaAGGGATTCCCCAGGTCAGTGTCCTGACAGCcctaaacccccaaaaccctgaAGGGACTCCCCAGGTCAGTGTCCTGACAGCcctaaacccccaaaaccctgaAGGGATTCGCCAGGTCAGTGTCCTGacagccctgaacccccaaaaccctgaAGGGATTCCCCAGGTCAGTGTCCTGacagccctgaacccccaaaaccctgaAGGGATTCCCCAGGTCAGTGTCCTGacagccctgaacccccaaaaccctgaAGGGATTCCCCAGGTCAGTGTCCCTGTGCTCCCCAAACCTCACAGAAATCCTCCCCAGACAGTGTCCCTGCATTCCctgagcccccaaaccccatagAGACCTCTGAGGACAACATCCCTGTGCACTCCAAACCCTTCAGAGACCACCCCAGATTGTTGttcccctgtccctgcacaccCCCTCATCCCCCACAAGGACCCCCTGGGCTGGTGTCCCCAATCTCTGAGCCCCTCAAACCCTGCAGGGTCAGCATCCCTGTGTCTGTGAGTCCCCCAAAGCTCACAGGGACCCCCTTGCATCAGTGTCCCCACATCTCTGAGCCCCCGAACCCCACGGGGACTCCCCTGAGTCAGTCTCTTTGTGTCCCCAGATCCCCCAATGCTCAAAGGGACCCCCCTGGGTTGGTGTACCCAATCTCTGAGCCCCCAAACCCTGCAGGGTCAGCATCCCTGTGTCTGTGAGTCCCCCAAAGCTcacagggaccccccctggGTCGGTGTCCCCGCATCCTTGAGCCCCCTAAACGCCACGGGGACACTGTCCTGGGGactgagccccctccccaccttctTGGCTGCGCTGTCGAGGGTCTCGGGGCGGCTGATGTCGAAGCAGAGCAGGACGGCATCCGAGTCGCTGTAGCAGAGGGGACGCACGTTGTCATAGTAGGGAGAgcctgggggaaaagggggtgtCACCGCTCAGCCCCCCCGCCCCAGGGACACGAGAAAGGGGGTCTGGCAAAGGGACACAGCCCCCCATCCTGCCCAGGGTGGGGGCACAGCTCTAGAGCCCCCCAAAACAGACACAGCCCCATTCCTGCCTGGAGTGGGGGACATAGGTCtagaccccccccaaaaggcCCGGGGGGCAAACAGCTCTTGAACTCCTCAAAAGGGACAAGGACCCCCAAACCAGATACAGCCCCCACTCCTGCCAGATGTGGGGGGTCACACAGCTCTAGAGTCCCCCAAAACAGACACAGCCCCTAAAAGAGACACAGCTCCCCTCCTGCTCAGGGTGGTGGAGCTCTAGAGAACCCCAAAAAGGACACAGGGGCACAGTCCCCCCAAAAGACACAGAGCCACCTCCTGCCTGGGGTGGGGTGCACTGCCTTggagccccccaaaaaagaCAGAGCCCACAAAAACAGACACAGCCCCCCTCCTGCCCAGCATGGGGGTTCACAGTTCCAGAGAACCCCAAAAGGGACAGGGGAACAGAGCTCTAGAGCCCTCTAAAACAGACACAGCACCTCAAAAGGGACGGGGGACACACATACCGAGACGCTCTCAAAAAAGACAACCCCTGCTCCTACCCAACGTGGGTGCACCGAGCTCTAGAGCCCCTCAAAACAGACACAGCCTCGTAAGAGGGACAGGCGGACACGCAGCTCTAGAGCCCCCCAAAAAGTACAGAGCCCCCCTCCTGCCGGGGTGAGGGCCACAGCTctggaccccccccaaaacgccACCTCCGTCCCCGCAGCCCATTAACGTCGCATCGCGCCTTCACGAGGCAGCGGGAAATGGATCCCGCGGTGTTTATGTAAcaacccccccccgccccccattTTGGGGAGCCCCGGCAGCACCGAGGGGTGt
It encodes the following:
- the RND1 gene encoding rho-related GTP-binding protein Rho6 isoform X1; the protein is MRERRPAPAAPARCKLVLVGDVQCGKTAMLQVLAKDCYPETYVPTVFENYTACLASEEQRVELSLWDTSGSPYYDNVRPLCYSDSDAVLLCFDISRPETLDSAAKKWKTEILDYCPNTRVLLIGCKTDLRTDLSTLLELSHQKQAPISYEQGCAAARQLGAEGYLECSAFTSEKSVHSIFRTVSGICLSKAPPQPPRSPPRSLSKRLLHLPSRSELISSTFKKEKAKSCSVM
- the RND1 gene encoding rho-related GTP-binding protein Rho6 isoform X2 — encoded protein: MRERRPAPAAPARCKLVLVGDVQCGKTAMLQVLAKDCYPETYVPTVFENYTACLASEEQRVELSLWDTSGSPYYDNVRPLCYSDSDAVLLCFDISRPETLDSAAKKGCAAARQLGAEGYLECSAFTSEKSVHSIFRTVSGICLSKAPPQPPRSPPRSLSKRLLHLPSRSELISSTFKKEKAKSCSVM
- the DDX23 gene encoding probable ATP-dependent RNA helicase DDX23; the encoded protein is MAGEVTDKKDRDASPVKEERKRSRSPDRERERDRDRKGSPAKDRKRHRSRDRRRSRSRSRSRSKSTERDRRHKERDRERSKKERDRDKDGHRRDKDRKRSSLSPGRGKDSKSRKDRDARKAEEEEENALKKEKAQPLSLEELLAKKKAEEEAEAKPKFLSKAEREAEALRRRQQEVEERQRLLEEERKKRKQFQEMGRKMLEDPQERERRERRERMERETNGTEDEEGRQKIREEKDKSKELHAIKERYLGGVKKRRRTRHLNDRKFVFEWDASEDTSIDYNPLYKERHQVQLLGRGFIAGIDLKQQKREQSRFYGDLMEKRRTLEEKEQEEARLRKLRKKEAKQRWDDRHWSQKKLDEMTDRDWRIFREDYSITTKGGKIPNPIRSWKDSSLPPHILEVIDKCGYKEPTPIQRQAIPIGLQNRDIIGVAETGSGKTAAFLIPLLVWITTLPKIDRIEESDQGPYAIILAPTRELAQQIEEETIKFGKPLGIRTVAVIGGISREDQGFRLRMGCEIVIATPGRLIDVLENRYLVLSRCTYVVLDEADRMIDMGFEPDVQKILEHMPVTNQKPDTDEAEDPEKMLANFESGKHKYRQTVMFTATMPPAVERLARSYLRRPAVVYIGSAGKPHERVEQKVFLMSESEKRKKLLAILEQGFDPPIIIFVNQKKGCDVLAKSLEKMGYNACTLHGGKGQEQREFALSNLKAGAKDILVATDVAGRGIDIHDVSMVVNYDMAKNIEDYIHRIGRTGRAGKSGVAITFLTKEDSTVFYDLKQAILESPVSSCPPELANHPDAQHKPGTILTKKRREETIFA